taaatgtgatatttccgtttttttatttttttataaataataatatgccatttagcagatgcttttatcaaaagagacttacagtcatgtgtgcatacattttaacgtatgggtggtcccggggatcgaacccactaccctggtgttacaagcgccgtgctctaccaattgagctttCTAAACTCCtgttattgctttgtcattatggggtattgggtgtagattgatgaggggggaaaaaactattttaatcaattttagaataaggttgtaacctaacaaaatgtggaaaatgtcaaggggtctgaatactttccgaaggcactgtatatatttgtgaacagccatccacaacaaccacaatccgTAAGGCGCAAATAGCgaaatgagagagcagcagttcacatcaatgcgctatgtacagttgaagtcggaagtttacatacaccttagccaaataaatttaatcctagtaaaaattccctgtcttaggtcagttaggatcaccactttattttaagaatgtgaaatgtcagaataatagtagagagagtgatttatttcagcatttctttctttcatcacattcccagtgggtcagaagtttacatacactcaattagtatttggtagcattgcctttaaattgttttaacttgggtcaaacgtttcgggtagccttccacaagcttcccacaataagttgggtgaattttggcccattcctcctgacagagtagGTGTAACTGAGTctgatttgtaggcctccttgctcgcacacgctttttcagttctgcccacaaatgttccatcgtttttttttgctttgtcattatggggtattgtgtgtagattgatgaggggggaaaactgttttaataaggctgtaacctaacaaaatgtagaaaaagtcaaggggtctgaatactttccgaatacactgcataataaatacaaatacttcaCCTATTTTGTGTTCGGAGACatctttgcattcacattgctatgtttagaaaggaaccaagatcTTTTCCCAACATTTACtcaatgcactctgggtttttacaaagtgcagAACAAGCCATTCCATCTGAACGTGTTATCGGACAGCTAGAtatacctacttacattttggaagcttatagattgcatttagttaaTAGATGGGACATAATAATTGTATTCAGAAGATATTAACATTTACATAttattggtaacagaataaatagcaGAATTAACAGATTAAATAATGGtgtaattgaaaattgtacacccaATGTAGGCTACTGCTCCTTTAGGAGTTAGAATATTTTATACCCTATGTTGTAATTCTCACCAAATATGTTGTTGTCTTCACACACAATTCAAACCCCACAATCAAATAAACAGCTTATAGGCTctcttagcctatagatcacatattgcaaacaaataatcttgaagtaaaaactccacacaTATTTAGGAATTTCTGTGCATCCATGACAACCCctaatcaatatccaaaaacaGCACACGTTTTTTCCACAAACCTAcacatcatcttctctcttttgtggcaccaatgtgaAGGGTTATGGTAGGGGAAatagtgttgcagtagtctagtgtgtggtgcgggaataatgataagcgaacctggggagctttgtgTTCACCTTGCCCTAAAAAAGGCAACCGCGCTGCGGAATTCAAGTGAACCGAACTCAGACTACCTCTCGAGATGGTCTCAGTTCGGTTCACTTCGGGGACTCTTTTGAGGGATCTATGGTCACATTGCACAAAAAATTAACAAGTTCAAAAAAATTGACTGAAAGGGACCAAGTATGAAAACACTTAGTGTGTGTGCTCACCCTGGGGTCATTGATGCCAGTGATGCGCTCCTCAGGCCGGTCCAACACTAGGAAGGCTGCCAGATTGGCAGTGTAGGATGCCACAATGATCATGGCAAATCCAGCCCACACCATACCTAAGATCCTTGCTGAAAAGCTCCGGGGTGCTCCTACAAACAcaatcacaaacacaaacatagtCACTCAGTTAACAGCAGCCAATTTCAATGTCCACTTGAATAGGTAGTCTACAAATATCCTATTgaattactatatactgtatgtttctaTTAATAAATTACAATATTCTATACAGTATGTAATTCTATAAGGTAGTCTgaaaacctattccctatatacagtagtccACTTGGGGTACCATTTCGGACACATACGTAGACTTAGGCCAGTGGATATTTACCTTCTCCTATCCCGGAGTTCAAAAGGACTCCCCATGAGAACCACATGGCGGAGGATAAGGTGAGGgcatcctcttcttcttcttcgctATTCACTTTAAACCTTCCAAATGGGCTGCGGTGCACACAAGACACATGTGAGCTCAGCTCTCTTTCAAGCCACCAAACCTCCAACCTATCCCACTGGatacaaactggttgaatcaaggttgtttccatgtaatttcagcAAAACAATTcagtggaaaactgattggatttgcaaaaagtcatcaacataaagGAATTTCAGGAATTTGTGTATTTATtttacccaacttttaacctaaatccaatgacatggttcaAATATTTGTTGATTTCACTTTGAATtgacattagttgacaactcaatcatatgtaaatcaaaactaaacgttgaactgacgtctgtccCCAGTGGGATGTCAGTGCAGTTCTTTATTTCATGTGCCTGTGTTGTGTTTAGTTTCACTTGCCACAGACATGAACAATTACAAATGCATGGGGAACCTGTGGCATAGGAAAAGTATGGGGAATTTCCTGATCCTATGTGGCTCAAATGGTTAAGTATGGCACATGCAACACTAGGATCAcgtgttcgattcccactggggccacccatatgaaaatgtatgcatgcatgaccgTAAGTCACATTTGATCAAAGTAGCTGCTAAAAGGCCtatattactattattgttaATAATGTGATCGAAAGGGGGTATTACTGTACACAGACATGTCGTTGTTTTACCTGAACCGGTCTAACAGGTAGAGCATCACCGCCACCACATGGACCGATAGACCCACCAGCAGCCACAGGGTGCTCTGAAAGGGCTGCATGAACGAATCCAGAGTACTGCGTGGTATTTCCTACAATCAAACAACAGCCAGTGACTCATCCCATTCACTCGACTGTGAGTAGTACTATACTGGGTCATAGTTGTAGGAAGAAAACAATAGCTTCAATGGGTGCCTGTCTGAGCAGCAGGAGTAAGAGCAGCATACCTTTTTCACGAGGATGGTAAGCCCCTGGTACTTAAAGGGTTTTGAGAACTCGATGTACTGGGCGCGTTCGTTGTTGATCGTGAGCGGAGCCACAATCATGTCTGCCAGGCCACCCAGGAGTTCTCCCATCATGCCGTTCCACTCCTTCTTGTTGCTGTTGTTCACctgatatagaaagagagaggggcatCCACTGTACTCAACATACTTAGTCGACATTTCCACACCTGATTGATGCTTGGATCAGCCAAAAACTGTTTGATCACAAATGCGATCCTACAATTACATAAGATGTTGGACTAAATTGCACTTTAGCATAATGCACATAACCTGTACATGAACCCTTTATATTATTGCATTTTGCACAAATGTTGCCTACTGGCATATTTTTTAAATATCCATTGATTatctgttgttgttattgtttttcaattggtGATTTTGTCTGTATATTGTGTAGGCTGCGAAAGGACAACGTTTTTCTAATCAAACAGAATGGATTGGTCTGTCATTTGTGGGTCCCAAGAAAGTCATAAAATATGAAGTGTGGTGAAGGTGGAAAATAACACCCAAGAATACACATTGATTGGCATTTCAGATGTGGTAGTCCATACTATACCACACATGTAGCCAGTACTGCACTGCATCTTGTGCACTGCAACACTATTGTATAGTGTTGCATGTATTGTATTTCTCTGTGATAATAAAGATTACCTTGAACCTTGAGGATGGTGTTCCATAGCACAAGGGGGTTCGGTTCTAAAGCTGCAGAACCATATGATCATCCTACTTACCCGCTCCTGTGTACCAAACTTCCCATCAGCCACCAGATGAACCTCATAGGTGAAGTTCATGGTATCCGCTAGTTTAATCAAGAGGTCAATGCAAAAGCCGTAGCAGCATTGGGGTACTATAGGCTGTCCTAtaatggacaaacacaaaatCAGCCGAAAACACTGATATTGAGAGAAAATCAACATATTGGCACATATAGTACAGTTTACAGCCATTACAGACTGACACTATACTGAACTACTACTTgtgtttatataataataataataataataataatagtagtaatagtagtagtagtagtagtagtatatccTGTGGCTGTCTTATTACCTGGGATGGTTCCATTGGGGCCAGTGCATATAACTTTCTGGACATCTTTGAGTCCATTTACAGTTTTTTCTTTTTGGCAAGTTCCATCACTTGTTGTGGGTTGTACATAGACAAATGGCTCCTGATGAATGGTTACTATCTGTGAACAATAGAGAAGGACAAGCATGGCGCCAGCACATTTTGGCACACAGACATTCAACACAAGGAACAAGTGCTTGGGTGTATTCATTGGTGCACActgtagaaaaacatttagccacaGAAAACATTTTCAACAGAAacaattggacaaattcaggtaagtCCCTCCCCGTTTCTACCCATTTGTTTccatttggttcctagtgaatacacccctggttatGCAGGACCAGGGCGGTAGCTGCAAATGAGGACACAAAGGTCCAGACCaatttttttaggaactcagtcggggtctcaacttactgttgagagttagaatagtagaatacacaaggtgcaatttcgaaacttggtttttctctctcacccactgacagtcactcaatgaGCCCATGTCATAAAATGTTTTAGATTGgcaaattagtctagccagctatctaaacctcTAGTAATCATGGCCGCACTATCGACCAGGCACGCAGGGCATGtacccaggggccctgacctccggggggcctccattgattttgttagtcactgtCACTTAGATATCAAATTAACATGGCATAACGCAATAGATAATTTCATTCTTGTTTTCAAGCGAGTACAAAGTTCTACTCTAGGCTACAGTGAAAATGTCAGTTGAATAATGTCAGAAAAGCCCTGTGATTTGAATTTTTCATTGGATTTGGATCAGTTCATCAGAAAGGTCTAGAACGGCACAGTAGCAGGTCAGTCTGGCTGTActtttacttctgatactgaatacgctgtctgttgcagatcatcattctcccaagtcgtcCTATAATAATTTGTCCACATATGCTCccggcaggcccagttattcagaaAAGCTTAACACACactctgcctcctctccaatcCGAGCGGCTATTCTTTGCGCACCTAGAAGCTAACGCTTCAATATAGCTTAAATATTTatcatttaacttttaaaatgtattaccttttatatgtggcagaaacacaaccagtcacaatgttttcatctgattaggctacttcaaaagtctcctgtagGCCTGAACACGTTCATCAcaaatataattccagcatcctcaaaatggcttgacattaaccaggCTTCCATCCAAtcttttatgcgagtaaagtagccTATATGTCGGATAAAAAAATGTCACGACATCatgagaaagcatgcagtttattaggctacagattaaataagttattatgaacttcacagggtggtgaaagtgcacagtgatgaggttgatgctcctttcaataaatatcaagggtcttattctggtgaaatgatgatcaatgcttggctgccatttgacaaataaaaatgatattttatccataataatctcatcatgtagtaggctatacctgcgctgtatctgcaagctgttggttAGAGCACACATACCAATACAAGTGTGGGCACAATCGCTATATCTATACGTAGGCCTGGAGTTGAAAAtgcaaatatattttattttcatattatacagtggacaagcctataggcctatgcatgcaatgccctgattaATTTAGTGAGGTGGacatttattgttttaggaaagtagccTAAAAACAAATTTAAAAAATAGGCTATAACgttttgcatatgctacacatcgtaacccaaggaatagtgtttttgtaatttgttataaTCTGTTTTTAAGTACacgtaaatgtggctcatttggccaatATCCCTCGTTGGCTGCGCCAGGTCAgatctgaatgcatatggatgtctggtaaatttctcaaatgtccggtaaattaaaatctttACTGCCACATTTTCtgaaatgtgcatattgtttttatgcagatgttagaatatttgcatgaaaatctgtcattaatttgatggaaacctagctatagacccCCTAAAGACTGTGGCAAGCgcgctagtccagtgtcactttgattatgcctgcacatcatggtttACCAGCAGCCCCATACATATAAAGGATAAGCTACAGACCACTCATCTGGAGGCTGAGCATTTttttgtctgtatctctgtaatgtgtctgtatctatgtaattgtatatgtatttatgtaaaaAATATGTCAATTCTATGAGGGGGAGGGTGTTCAATTTATTTGACAGTACAAtgggagggtcatgtgaaaatatttgtaacgttggggaggggggtgcatttttttatgacaccttgagttggaccagcccccccccaccccagtaCATTTTGATCTGACCCTAATTAAATACTTTTTATGCTAACAGATTCCTCTGtatgtataaaaaatgtattcacggtGCTGAGTTAATGTGAGTTAATGTGTAGCAGCaaattgtatagctaataggctatgagTTTAtagatcgactgaggtgaatgaagccACAGCTACAACGTGATAATGGCTGGGTTAATTTTTGCTTgcttttgctgttctccaaatagcattttagagttTTGAAATTGTATATAAATGCAGAAAATTTACTTTCAAAAAATGTATTGGATGGGGGGGCGGAGGGGGGGATAAAGCCCATCCCCGTCCCCGTCCAGACCTCACTAAAACTCAGACCCTGATTACGGCCATGTGCAGGACGTAGTAGCTACCTTTAGTCTGGTAGACATCTGGTATCCTCTTGGCTTCTCCGTCTCTCCTCCTGGCCAAATGATCTTCCTCTGCGGGTTCATCACCACCTACAAAACCAAAGAAATAGAATGGCTAGAATGGGAAAAGTAATTCAGACAGTACACTCATATGGCACGTTAATTTAATTGGTCTAGTCATTTCATCTCTATGTACAAACCACCCCAAATATTAATGTTCCCCATACAACTTGGTTTTATATATTTGATAATAACACAAGTACAAAATGATAGCACCAAGGCATAATTACTTAATGTAACACTTAATTTAAAAAACACTGTATTATGTACAACTGGTAACATAAATCATTTAATAAAAACTCCCGTACTTGGGTGCCGTTGAAAATGCCCACTTGCACAAGCCTGGTCTTTTGGTAGTTGAGGATGCTGTAGGTAGCAAACCGCCTGTCACCATCGTCATTAAACTCGATGCGCCCTGTCAGGCCATCTGGGTACTTGGATGACATCAGCACTCTAGAGTCCAGCGGGGAGATCGGAGGGATGGCGTCATCAGACAAATCATCCCGATGTGACATGATGGGCTTGGTtgatgagagggagtgagatgggagATTGAAAACAATGAGGATgaagggaggagggtgggggtgggTGATGTCTTTGGAACGATAATACAACGCATTTTGAATGAAGTTGATATGTGGTGAATTTTTGGGGGCAGCCAATTTGGAAATCAGGATGTATCTGCCAATTATTCCGAttatttattttgtgtgtgtgtgtgtttcctgagtTTGAGTCTTTATTAACAAGCCTTGGGTAATTTATtttacaacatcaacaacaatggTGCAACGTAAACATAACCTGACATCCCTTTCAGGTATATGAATACAGAGAGTAATAGAAGGGTGTAGAACCCTATATCCCCTTCATTCTGAGTTCTGTCTGTGTAGTCTTGCCAACAGCCAGACACTACATTTAGGAGGCAATGGAAATGCAATTCAAGCTGTACCCACCAAGGCTAGCCCAACCCGACTTGAATTCGACCTGTATGGCCCTAAATGCCAATGGAAACTAAGCTTCATTTCTCAGAGAATGCACAATGAAACAGGGATGATTTTCAGGGGTCTGACTTGGTCCGCTTCCAATTAGAACTTCTCAGAAAGTAGGCCTTGTTTTCAGGctgccctccctcccctgtctcccagcaaccTCGGCTGCCTGGGCCAGCATGTTCAGTTTTATGTTTTGGCCCTTGTCTTCTGCTTGTCTTATACTGAGGGACATACAGGACTGTTATGGTTATTTCAAGCAGACCTACTTCTGACTGTGCGCAAACAAACAACTAAAAAAAACGGGTGTTTGTGGAGTTTGTTTAGTTACTCTCACTATTACTTGTGGCCTTACCGTTTGAAGAGCGGCCCAGTCCTCCAGATGTTTGTGTTGCCTACACAGCCACGGGGCGGTTCTGTGATGTTCTCCTTCTCAAAGAGCTCCTGGATGGACTGTGCCACCACGCCCACGGCATCGTTGATGTGCGCCGACTCGTTCTTGCCGTTGATGAGCTGAAGGCCGAGCAAGCCTGACCAGTCGACAAAATCACTGTTTTAGAGAAGCGCTTGACACGAGACGGCTAATATTAGGCCATGACAAACATTAAACTTGCTTATATAGAAACAACAAGTACCTATTAAGGATAGGAGTTAGGTTCGGGATTATACTGTACAGAACAGGGGTTAGGGCAAAGTGACCATGTTGAAGTGAAGGTTATGTACAGACGTGTCACACATGTAGCCAGGTCAAAAAAAATGCAGTTGTAGCTTACCATTGGCTTTCTGTTACACTTCAATGTGTGGGTAGCAACACACTTTTTCTAAATTAGCTCATGAGAGCCAGACTCTCATATTAACGTGAATTCAAAGCAATGTAGATTGCCAAAACCTCTATTTCATTTGTTGTCTActgaaagaaacacacacacactaaaaattGAACAAACAAAAGATGTTAGACATGTATAGCACAGTACAATGAGAAATCACTTGTTTTAAACCTTTAAACAAACAAATGTTTAAACGTTCAAACATTCAATGTATTGCACACCACACTGATTTGCAGATGAGGATTAAACATTTGAATAATAAAGCAATGTGGTCAGCATGACCGATCTGTTGCAGAGTCTGTGAGAGAGGCATGGGGTCATAGGAGCAGTACATACCATCTGGTGCTTCACTCAAAGCTTTACcagacatctccctctctccgacCAGCCACACGTAGCCAGAGCCCGTCATGTTGAGCTGGCGCGCAGCTTTGTAGACCAACGCAGCTTCGTCCTCGCTACAGTCAGATACACATCATTACCACAACGGCAGCTCCGGTCAATCTCCAGTGACTACACCAAGAGTACAATACATGTCAATGTGTCTTTTGCTCGGTGCAATAAATTGATAGTTCATCCAAAATGTACAGGACCACTACTGGCCAGGGTGCCAATAACATAGGGACACAGTATATTTGTGTTTTCATTATTAATATATTATTATGATAatatgatataatatatactgcatgTATGTAACctgtattactatatattactacagtATAATGATGTCATTGAGTCCCGATGGCCTCATAATAAGGACATGTGTATATGTGGTATATGAGGTTTAGACGTGTAGTGCAGTGAGGGACGTGAGGGACGTAGACGGGAGCTGACCTGGCAGAAAGGATGATGACGCGAGCCTCCAGGTCCTTGGCCTCCAGCAGCATGGATGTCAGGTTGGTGTCTTGGCTGAACAGGAGAACTTTCTCTGCCTGCAGTTAGGGTACAAAATTAGCAAGGAGGAGAAGGACTCAGCCCTGAACCATGCTGTCTTCAGTTCCTCTTTTTATTGTTCtatttttggggggaggggggtggaagAAATGGAGAAAAAGGTTCCAAGATAATCTGTTTAACTGAAAAAAATTTAAGCTGGTAGGAAAAATTGTTCtgcatttatgcatgcaaactgAGGGTTGTCAAGACTCCAAAGAGGAACGTGCAAGTTAGAAGTAGAGGGAGAAGAAGATTGATGCAACCGCAAATCAAagtggtggaggagggaggagggtggtggtggtttCTTTCCCAAAGAACAAAATAAGTAGGAAAGGCTGCAGAAAGGTAGGAGGTGCCATCTGGATTGTGCCTGTCCCACACGACCAGATCTCCACAAACTTTGTCAAAGTAATAGACTTGCAATCTCCTTGGTTTGAACACATGCAGCCCTttacacaaaaataaaaaaaggttggAGGGGGCGTTTCATTTTGCTGAAAATATACTAAAAACCCATTCTCGACTGAAATCATAAAAGAAAATGTAAAAAGACGTGCTACCAGGATAAGGATATCTCTGGAAtcggttgttgactgttttactTTCTAGTTTCTAGTGGCTAAGTTCAGAGAATTGGTGGGCGGCGTGCATTGACCATGCAAGTATACCTTGGGTCCTCGCTTGTTGTCATAGGACAGTTGGTCGAGGTTTTCATAGTTCTTGTTTTTATTCTGATGAGTAATGTGCACAGAGAAAATATGCAGACACAGAAGAATATTATAAACAGTTATAAATGGTGTGCAGTAAAGCATTCCAACAAATCTCCACTTTTCTGCTTCAACTTGGGATTCCTAACACTGGGGCTTGCAAAAACATCAAAGGCCTGCTCACAGTGTCACAGTTTCCTTAGGTTTTAACTGTCTGACACAGGCATGTTCCACCATTGTGTTGTGGGAACCAAATATATCCCCCAGCCACCTTGCTCATTCAGTACCCTATAGCCATTCTCGAATGGAAGGCCAATGGCAAATGCAGCAAGTCCACCAAAGTACTTAAATGAAACAGCATTAATATCTAAATGTAGCATATCAAATAGGACTGTGGGAAATGTACTAAGCTAATACATTTTCAGTAAAAATTACGGCTTAGTGTTGCTCTTGGACAATTTTTCACAGACCCTGTTTCTAAAAAGGCACCAGCCAGCAAGTTCTCTTCATTAGTATATTTTACTAAATATCCAAATTATGTTTCTCCCTTATTCCTCTTGAATGATTCTTTTAAACACTGTATGTTGATATAATACAATATGACATGCAGATGGTCTGTCTAGACACAAAGCTAAAGGCTACAAGAATGAAGTTCTCAGCAACAGCACTGAGTGCAGAGTCCCTTAAATACCCCTTAAATGCCACAAGGTTTGGGACCAGAGTCTTGAATGTTTGGATAAATCAGCTAAatatggtgtgtatatactgTGTACATACAGTAGATTGTGTATATACTACGTATTGGGTGTATACAGTAGTATTTAATTCCAATAGTATAAAATATGTCTGAAGATCCATAGCTTTAAAAGCTGAGATGCCTGCTCAGGTCTACAATGTAAACCCAATGATGCATATAAAAACAGAACAATAATACATCTTGTCTatatctgtcacggtttcggccgaggctgcctctctcccttgttcgggcaggcttcggcgttcgtcgtctccggaattctagctgccaccgattgatgtttcatgttcgtttgcttttgtctgtttgtttctacacctgtttctgttttgtagtaattagtgtcctataagtttctcgttgtgtttgtcttgtgttgtgtgtgattgttaccgtcagtctgtgtattgctcggttgagcgttattttctccactgtttgctggagcgttcgttgcacttgtgtgtgcacttatttcatcctgacgcacctgtttgtgcgcattgtcttttcgccttcgtgcgtattttgctgtcaggcttatttcgtcctgttgcctgtgtttaggcaggaatacagctttttggaattcagtctgcttcctgcgtttgattcctacaccacacctacaacacgacctgacagaatcacacaccttacagtatggaatcagcaggagccgaagcagcacattcaagacagaaaaacccaccttagaaggaccaagcagcgtgtccaggagcaagacagctggacatgggaggaagcgcctggtaaggagatcgagaggctggcgatggcccaggtgggcaaatcgtggtcctgggaggacatgctcgggggcaagggaccttgggggaagatcaaggccctggcgagagaggagcaacggcgtcagcagggccatcatcgttggaaggacgagaggcaaccccaaaaagttttttggggggggcacatggcttgggcggctgggcagcaggaggctgctacagggagacgtggagagaaggctatcggattacgggagccattggcgagtagaggaagggaagttgttgcggcacggcgtgagagactgatgtgtgttaccagtccggtccggcccgttcctgatccccagttaaagccagtggtgtgtgttcccagtacggaccggcctgttcctactccacgcatcaagcccacggtgtgcgtcgccagcccagcccggcctgttcctgctccacgcacagaacctacggtgtgcgtcgccagcccagcccggcctgttcctgctccacgcaccaaggatacggtgtgcgtcgacagccctgcccggcctgttcctgctccacgcatcaaggatacggtgtgcgtcgacagccctgcccggcctgttcctgctccacgcaccaagcccacggtgtgcgtcgccagcccagcccggcctgttcctgctccacgcacagaacctacggtgtgcgtcgccagcccagcccggcctgttcctgctccacgcacagaacctacggtgtgcgtcgccagcccagcccggcctgttcctgctccacgcaccaaggatacggtgtgcgtcgacagccctgcccggcctgttcct
The sequence above is a segment of the Coregonus clupeaformis isolate EN_2021a chromosome 16, ASM2061545v1, whole genome shotgun sequence genome. Coding sequences within it:
- the grin1b gene encoding glutamate receptor ionotropic, NMDA 1b isoform X1, which gives rise to MRVFLLAFFISCSCAGGGCEPKIVNIGAVLSQKRYEQVFKDAVTQANTLYGKDKFKMNAISVTHKPNAIQMALSVCEDLISNQVYAILVSHPPQSNDHLTPTPVSYTAGFYRIPVVGLTTRMSIYSDKSIHLSFLRTVPPYSHQAQVWFDMMREFRWNHIILIVSDDHEGRAAQKRLETLLEERETKNKNKNYENLDQLSYDNKRGPKAEKVLLFSQDTNLTSMLLEAKDLEARVIILSASEDEAALVYKAARQLNMTGSGYVWLVGEREMSGKALSEAPDGLLGLQLINGKNESAHINDAVGVVAQSIQELFEKENITEPPRGCVGNTNIWRTGPLFKRVLMSSKYPDGLTGRIEFNDDGDRRFATYSILNYQKTRLVQVGIFNGTQVVMNPQRKIIWPGGETEKPRGYQMSTRLKIVTIHQEPFVYVQPTTSDGTCQKEKTVNGLKDVQKVICTGPNGTIPGQPIVPQCCYGFCIDLLIKLADTMNFTYEVHLVADGKFGTQERVNNSNKKEWNGMMGELLGGLADMIVAPLTINNERAQYIEFSKPFKYQGLTILVKKEIPRSTLDSFMQPFQSTLWLLVGLSVHVVAVMLYLLDRFSPFGRFKVNSEEEEEDALTLSSAMWFSWGVLLNSGIGEGAPRSFSARILGMVWAGFAMIIVASYTANLAAFLVLDRPEERITGINDPRLRNPSDKFIYATVKQSSVDIYFRRQVELSTMYRHMEKHNYESAAEAIQAVRDNKLHAFIWDSAVLEFEASQKCDLVTTGELFFRSGFGIGMRKDSPWKQNVSLSILSSHENGFMEELDKTWVRYQECDSRSNAPATLTFENMAGVFMLVAGGIVAGIFLIFIEIAYKRHKDARRKQMQLAFAAVNVWRKNLQPYPTDITGQLNLSDPSVSTVV
- the grin1b gene encoding glutamate receptor ionotropic, NMDA 1b isoform X2 is translated as MRVFLLAFFISCSCAGGGCEPKIVNIGAVLSQKRYEQVFKDAVTQANTLYGKDKFKMNAISVTHKPNAIQMALSVCEDLISNQVYAILVSHPPQSNDHLTPTPVSYTAGFYRIPVVGLTTRMSIYSDKSIHLSFLRTVPPYSHQAQVWFDMMREFRWNHIILIVSDDHEGRAAQKRLETLLEERETKAEKVLLFSQDTNLTSMLLEAKDLEARVIILSASEDEAALVYKAARQLNMTGSGYVWLVGEREMSGKALSEAPDGLLGLQLINGKNESAHINDAVGVVAQSIQELFEKENITEPPRGCVGNTNIWRTGPLFKRVLMSSKYPDGLTGRIEFNDDGDRRFATYSILNYQKTRLVQVGIFNGTQVVMNPQRKIIWPGGETEKPRGYQMSTRLKIVTIHQEPFVYVQPTTSDGTCQKEKTVNGLKDVQKVICTGPNGTIPGQPIVPQCCYGFCIDLLIKLADTMNFTYEVHLVADGKFGTQERVNNSNKKEWNGMMGELLGGLADMIVAPLTINNERAQYIEFSKPFKYQGLTILVKKEIPRSTLDSFMQPFQSTLWLLVGLSVHVVAVMLYLLDRFSPFGRFKVNSEEEEEDALTLSSAMWFSWGVLLNSGIGEGAPRSFSARILGMVWAGFAMIIVASYTANLAAFLVLDRPEERITGINDPRLRNPSDKFIYATVKQSSVDIYFRRQVELSTMYRHMEKHNYESAAEAIQAVRDNKLHAFIWDSAVLEFEASQKCDLVTTGELFFRSGFGIGMRKDSPWKQNVSLSILSSHENGFMEELDKTWVRYQECDSRSNAPATLTFENMAGVFMLVAGGIVAGIFLIFIEIAYKRHKDARRKQMQLAFAAVNVWRKNLQPYPTDITGQLNLSDPSVSTVV
- the grin1b gene encoding glutamate receptor ionotropic, NMDA 1b isoform X3, whose product is MRVFLLAFFISCSCAGGGCEPKIVNIGAVLSQKRYEQVFKDAVTQANTLYGKDKFKMNAISVTHKPNAIQMALSVCEDLISNQVYAILVSHPPQSNDHLTPTPVSYTAGFYRIPVVGLTTRMSIYSDKSIHLSFLRTVPPYSHQAQVWFDMMREFRWNHIILIVSDDHEGRAAQKRLETLLEERETKNKNKNYENLDQLSYDNKRGPKAEKVLLFSQDTNLTSMLLEAKDLEARVIILSASEDEAALVYKAARQLNMTGSGYVWLVGEREMSGKALSEAPDGLLGLQLINGKNESAHINDAVGVVAQSIQELFEKENITEPPRGCVGNTNIWRTGPLFKRVLMSSKYPDGLTGRIEFNDDGDRRFATYSILNYQKTRLVQVGIFNGTQVVMNPQRKIIWPGGETEKPRGYQMSTRLKIVTIHQEPFVYVQPTTSDGTCQKEKTVNGLKDVQKVICTGPNGTIPGQPIVPQCCYGFCIDLLIKLADTMNFTYEVHLVADGKFGTQERVNNSNKKEWNGMMGELLGGLADMIVAPLTINNERAQYIEFSKPFKYQGLTILVKKEIPRSTLDSFMQPFQSTLWLLVGLSVHVVAVMLYLLDRFSPFGRFKVNSEEEEEDALTLSSAMWFSWGVLLNSGIGEGAPRSFSARILGMVWAGFAMIIVASYTANLAAFLVLDRPEERITGINDPRLRNPSDKFIYATVKQSSVDIYFRRQVELSTMYRHMEKHNYESAAEAIQAVRDNKLHAFIWDSAVLEFEASQKCDLVTTGELFFRSGFGIGMRKDSPWKQNVSLSILSSHENGFMEELDKTWVRYQECDSRSNAPATLTFENMAGVFMLVAGGIVAGIFLIFIEIAYKRHKDARRKQMQLAFAAVNVWRKNLQDRKSDRAEPDSKQKAPFRSISTNLASNIKRRRSSKDTPYPTDITGQLNLSDPSVSTVV